The Cervus elaphus chromosome 9, mCerEla1.1, whole genome shotgun sequence genomic interval agaatggacttccctggtcattcagtggttaagaatccgcctgccaatgcaggagacagtggttcgatcccttgtccaagaagatcccacatgtttcgGAGTAAccaaacctgtgtgccacaactgctgaacctgtgctctagagcccatgctctggaacaagagaaaccatcacaatgagaagcccacactccacaacagcctgctcgctgcagctagagaaagcctgcgagtagcagtgaagacccaacagagccataaatttaaaaatatttttttaatgaataaactttaaaaaaaggtgggggggcaAGTTAGGAGCCAACTTGGCTTTAAGGAGAGGGAAACTAGTCCCCAGGGCTTGATGGGAGAGGGTTGCAAAATACTATGATGGTGAGTTTCACACTTAAGACACCGTGGAATCTCAAGGTGGGCTGTCCACACAGAAttcaggagggaggagggaagaaaaaatatagCTGACTCTTATTAACTTCTAACTGGAATTGTGCATGTTTTCTCATGGGCTACCAAAGCAGCTATTGGCCAGTTCTGTGACTCTGTCACCCGCGTAAATCTAAGATAATTTCATAGCACCTCATGGTCATGGCAGGCGGATACCTTCAAATATCATTTACACTCATCTCAACTTAGAAATCACagtaaactcaacattcaaaaagctatgatcatggcatccagtcccatcacatggcaaatagatggggacagacttttattttctgggcttcaaaatcactgtggatggtgactgcagccaggaaattaaaagacactttctcctcggaagaaaagctatgacaaacctagacagtatattaaaaagcagagacatcactttgccaacaaaggtccgtacagaCAAAattatgacttttccagtagtcatgtagggatgtgagcgTTAGATCATagagaaggttgagcaccgaaaaactgatacCTTTGAAatgtgaagactcttgagagtcccttggactgcaagaaaatcaaaccaatcagccctaaaagaaataaatcttgaatattcattgaaggactgatgctgaagctgaagctccaatactttggccacctgacatgaagacctgactcactggaaaagaccctgatgctgggaaagattgagggcaggaggagaaggggacggtagaggatgagagggttggatggcatcatcgactcaatggacatgagtttgaatgctccaggagatagtgaaggacagggaagcctggagtgttgcagtccatggggtcacaaagagtcagacatgactgagtgatcaaACAACAACTTAGAAATCACAGTAATTAATTAATAGAGCCTTTGTGATTTAGGATTACCAAATGCATTCATGAAGATTGAATTCCTGAGTGCATTCAGTAAGATTCACTTATCTTTTTACATCAcaattgaataaaatattttcatacccGCATCTCAGTCTGACTGGCTTCTTAATTTCTTCGCAGCTGTCTCCTGAGACCAGCCCATGAGCAGCTGGCCCTCTGCCCTCAGAGGCAGCAAAGAATCAGGTCGAGGTTTAGGCAGATTATTGACGTCCTACACTGGCCTCTTAAGGATTCCTAATCCTGGGGCAGCAGCCAGCCAGCAGGCTCAGGGTCACACGAAGTCCTTCCACcctgtccccagcacccagccagAGTTGCCATGGCCTCCCTTTTCTCTGGCCGCGTCCTGATCCGAAACAACAGCGACCAGGATGAGCTGGACACAGAGGCTGAGCTCAGCCGTCGACTGGAAAACCGGCTGGTGCTGCTGTTCTTTGGTGCTGGGTCTTGCCCGGAGTGCCAGGCCTTTGCGCCCATCCTCCGGGACTTCTTCGTGCGGCTCACGGATGAGTTCTACGTGCTGCGGGCAGCCCAGTTGGCCCTGGTGTACGTGTCCCAGGACCCGACGGAGGAGCAGCAAGACCTGTTCCTCAGGGACATGCCCAAGAAGTGGCTCTTCTTGCCCTTCGAGGATGACCTGAGGAGGTGAGACAAGAGGAGAGGTCAGGGagtgcttcctggaggaggggctgtTTCTGCTGAAagtggtgttagttgctcagtcatgtctgactctttgcaaccccatggactggagcccgccaggctcctctgtccatgaaattctccaggcaagaatactggagtgggttgccacgcccctctctaggggatcttcccaactcaggaatcaaacccaggtctcccacgttgcaggcagattctttatcatttgagctacccaggaagacTATCTGTTTATTGGTGTATCTGTTCCATCTGGAGTTGATAAAAGCACCCTCTGTGGGCCAATTAGGACAGAGAAGTCAGGTgtggagatgggggagggaggggcacctATGCCCATTTCCACCCAGCTGCAGGGGAGTTTACCACCTAGCAGGCAGGCCAAACATAAAACCAAGActcaaacattcaaagaaataCGTAATAACAAACTGCAGCAGTTCCAAAGGCCAAAGCCAGAGTGTCTTCTGAAAATAGAACAGGGAGACCTTGCTGAGATTTGGGAGTCGGGGGATGCTTCCCAGAGGAAATGGCTTCAAAGAGAGAACCCCAAAGACAGAGAGGATAGATAGGAGGGTAAAGAGTGAGGAAAGGGAAGGGTTTCCAGGCAGAGGACAGACACAGCACAAAGGCTTGGAGGATTTCAGAGAAAAAACAGCCAGTTCAGGGAACACCCAGAGTAAGAAGCCAGCAGGCACCATGCAtgtatgttaagtcacttcagttgtgtccgactcttttgtgaccccatggactgtaaccatgggctgtagccatcctctgtccatgcaattctccaggcaagaatactggagtgggttgccatgccctcctccgggggatcttcccgacccagggatcaacccagggatcgagtctgTCTCCCgcgctggcaggcgggttctttaccaccagcgcccacctgggaagccagcaggCACCGTATGTAGCAGTGCCCCAAATGTCACCTAATAAGTGGGTATGCGAGCCTCAGACAGCAGTGGAGCTGAGAGAGAGAGGTGGTTGTGTTCAAGCTTTCCAGTGAGCTGCCGGATAAACAGCGTGATCATTTGTGgctattttaaaactttccccTTTTCTGCAATAAGActgtcattctttattttttggctgcaccacatggcatgcaagatcttaattcccccaccagggatcaaacctatgctccctgcagtggaagcatgaagtcttaaccactggacccccaggggagTCTCAGACTTACATTCTTTTTAAGCCCCgcgtttttatcatgaaaaatttcCTGCAAGCCGCACAGAGcatccaagagaaaaaaaaaagagagagataagaaTAATTTCAAAGATACCAAAAAGTTGGAAGGAGCACACAATGAACCCcataaaaattattcatatttttctatttgctttatcTCCACTGGTGTGAAGTTTGTGCTGAACATTTGAAAGTAAGTTGCAGATTTTGGGACATTTTACTGATCTCATCAGTTTTGTTACAAAACTTCGAAGTTTCTGGTCATGGAGACCTTTATCCACCACCCAAGATTATCAGAGTTTGCAAACTTGCTCACTCCCACGGGCTTCTGCAGCTGAGGAGGCTCCATTCCCCAAAGGGCAAATATCTCCCTCAGGCGGGGCAAGAAATGCCAACTACAAGGGCATCACAGCCAAACACTGACTttgtttggggcagggtcctctcaacaacaggtggtgctagtggtaaagaacccacctgccaaaaaaaaagaaaagaacccacctgccaatgtaggagacataaaagtCAAGGGCtcagtacctgggttgggaagatcccgtgaagaagggaatggcaacccactccagtattcttgcctggagaatcccatggacagaagagcctggtgggctacagtccatggggtcacaaagagtcggataccctTCCCCCAGGCAAGTATCCAGACAGAGTTTCTACCCTCCCTACATACCAggctgccagataaaatacagaataCCCAGGGGAATTCATTGGTGGTCCTGGAGTTAAGACTCcaaacttccaatgcaggggttgtgggtttgatctctagtcagggaactaagatcccataggctgcatagccaaattaaaaacaacttttttaaataaacaaaatacaggcTACCCAGTTCAATATAAATTTCATATAAGCAATGGAAAATTGtgagtataagtatgtcccacaTAATTCAGGGACATACTTACAAAAAGTTATTTGTTgtttacatgaaattcaaatttgttCACACAGGGTATCCTCTATTTCTAGTTGCTAAGTCTGGCAACCTATTCCTTTGGGATTTTGCAAGCACTATGTTTCTTTGCATGAAGGCCGGCAAAAGGGCCACCCAAGAACCCAAATTGAGAACTGTGGATGAATGGGCTCAGCCCTGGCAGCCTTCTTTACTCTATGAAGAATTCTATGCATAAGATTCTGGCCTAAATGGGAGATGAAGTCTGGGGCCTCCAGTGGATGGCTTCTGACAGCCTTCCTCTCATCCAGAAAACAAAATCGAGTCCTTCCCATGGCCCTGCACTATGATCAGGGCTGCACTCCAATCTCTCCCGGACGTCCAGGCCTTTGTACCAGCTGAGCCCTCTGCCTGGGAAAGCCTTCCCCTGTTCTCCCCTTCCTCATCCTGCAGATCTCAGCTCCAAGGGCACTTCCTGAGAGAGGCCCTCTCTGACCCTTAGGCAGTTTAATATCTCTTTATGGAATTGATCAATATTTATTCCTTCATCCCATGTGCATTTTCCAAGCATCTACTCTGTGCCCCCCACTGTTTCAGGAACTGGGGACACCCGGGTATAGAGACAGAAATCCGTGCCCCAGTGAAACTACTTTCTATTGTGGGAGAAAACGACAACAGGAGAAATAAACTATGCAGTGTGTTGGGTGCTGAGAGTCGTGCATGAGCAGAGAGAGAGGCACTGAATGTAAGGCTAGGTGTCTGCAGCATACAGGGTCCTAACCCTCAGATGTCTGGGGAGAGTGCTGAAGGTAGAGGACAtggccagtgcaaaggccctgtggtgggtGCACAGCCGGGAGGCCAGTGCGCCCCGGCCTCTCTGGGTTCCTGGGCATTCCCAGAGGCTGGCCTGGGCCAGCTGCACACAGAAGGCGCTCAGTAAGTACTAGGAGGAGGGGTGGAGGGCTCCTCAGCTCGGGATCCAGGACGAAGGTCCGATCGGACTGACCCACCCGCCCCGCAGGGACCTCGGGCGCCAGTTCTGCGTGGAGCGCCTGCCGGCTGTCGTGGTGCTCAAACCCAGCGGGGATGTGCTGACGCTCGACGCGGCCGACGAGATCCGGCGCCTGGGCCCCGCCTGCTTCGCCAACTGGCAGGAGGCGGCTGAGGTGCTGGACCGCAGCTTCCTGCAGCCCGAGGACCTGGACGACCCCGCGCCGCGGAGCCTTACCGAGCCCCTGCGCCGCTGCAAGTACCGCGTAGACCCGGCTGCGCGGGGCGCACGAGGCCGGGGAAGAGCGGGCGGCTGCGGACAGGAGGGCGAGGCCGAGGGCGAGGCCGCGGGACTGTTCTGACCCCTGGATGGAGTGGACAGGACTGGGGGTTCTATGATGAAACCCTCAAGAGGAAGgttggggcggggccggggggagggggaagccgGCTGTTCTGACCCTTTTGGTGGGAGGGAACAGAGAGGTGCAGGTCTGTGATGAgtcctctccccaacccccaagGGTATGTGGGACTGGGGGCTGGGGATCtgttctgaatcccctgtaggcAAGAACACAAGGatgcggggcggggaggggggtgcaGCGGGGGAGACAGCGATTCTTTGATGAGCTCTCATCTCCCCCTGATTGAGGGCTGGacgagaagggagcgacagaggatgagatggttggatgacatcaccgactagatggacgtgagtttgagcaagctccgggagtggggatggacagggaagcctggcgtgctgcagggcacggggtcgcaaagagtcggatactgctgagcgactgaacaacgacaaatcCCTCCTCCCGGTAGTGGGCGGGACCAGAGTGGGGGTAAGCTGTTCTGAGCCCCAAGGTGGAAGGCTGGCTGGCAGAGCAAGCAGAATCTCTGAAAAGCCTCACCGAGGCGGGAAAAGGGGACAGGATGAGGGGAGGGAACCTCTCAGTGCAGTCTAGGAAGAAGAAGGATGTCTtcggtggctcagtcgtgtctgactctttgcgaccccatggatgtagcccgctaggctcctctgtccatgggattctccaggcaagaatactggagtgggttgtcatttcctatcccaagagatctttctaacccagagagcaaacccactgttacatctcctgctttggcaggcggattctttaccactagcaccacctgtgaagcgcAGGAAGagggaggttcagttcagttcagagggAGGGGACCCAGTTTAAAGCCGAGCCCCAGGGCTGGGGATGGAAGTTGTCTTTATTCTGAGCCCAGCCCCAGGAGCCGAGGGGCGGTAGGGGTGGGGCTACTCTGAGCTACCCGGATTCGAAAGAAAGGCCTAGAATTGGGGAGTAGAGAGGGTGTATTTGAGGCCCACCCTCCAGGAGTGAGTCAGGGCGAGGGGTTGTGTAATGACATGGCGGAGAGAAGCAGGGCAGGATCTGATGGAGTTGGTTCTGACAacccttccaccccacccccacccccgccaacaGATGGAgggtgccccacccccaccaacagaTGGAGGGTGGGACCCAGAGCAGGGAGGATGACGGAGGTTTCTAGGTGAGATCCCCCTCAGAATCTGTCACCCAGGGCCTGTCTTGGTTCTCCAGTGGCATGTCtgagtcatattttaaaatattcaaaaatatctttAAGACTGAAGGAGGTGAGATGGTTAATAGTTGCAAAAGGggaaaatacaaactaaaatCCAATGATGGTGCTGAGAACGGCTCGCCCATCACACGCTAAATGAGTTGTTCACATATTTCATGTGCAAGCTTACAACAATCCTTTAACAACAGATTTATCGTTTACACAAGATGCAGTTCAATATTTGGTGTCATGTGCGCGGAGTCCCGGACTTACAGCGAGGGTTCAGTCTTCCTGTCCTTGGTGAACCCCGAGGATTCCCCGTGGGgggccagggggtggggagacagCAGGTATAGATAtcaaaaatgccaggctggaacaCTTCTTGGCTGTGTGACTATAGGACAGTCCCTCCACCTTTCTAAGCCTCCTTTTTCCCttctgtgctaagttgctcagtcgtgtcggactctttacgaccccatggactgtaaccctccaggctcctctgtccatgggatactccaagcaagaatactggagtggattgtcatgctccaggggatcttctctacccagggatcgaaccctggtctcttaaGTCTTGGCCACTGGCAAGCGGGGTCTTTACCaccaggaccacctgggaagccttctttcTTCTGGGAAATGACAATAAGATAAGGTTCTACCTGGCAGGTCAGCCAAGGAGGCAGAGCTGGAGCTCGCCCCGCGCACGAATCTCTGCACTTTGTCTCTGGCGCCGCTTGGCGGCGAAACGTGTCCTCTGGGTGGGGCTAAACATGCAAATAAATGCAATCCACACCTTCTCCCAGCTCCCGGAAAGGGTAAGCGGGGAGGGAGTTGAGACTCGGATTGGGAGGCCCTAGAGGCTTgtggggagaaggcagtggcaacccactccagtactcttgcctggaaaatcccacggaaggaggagcctggtgggctgcagtccatggggtcgtgaagagtcggacacgactgagcgactttgctttcacttttcactttcatgcattggagaaggaaatagcaacccactccagtgttcttgcctggagaatcccagggacgggggagcctggtgggctgccatctatggggtcgcacagaatcgaacacaactgaagcgacttagcagcagcagcagaggcttgGGGGCTGGACAAGTGCTTCACTTCATGCTTATCCCTAACCCCTAATCTCCAGGGGAGGTGAGGCCACCTGTTGCTGAAAGTTCACCCTGTACTCTCGACCTTGCGGTCATTTTGCCCATCAGGCACTGGGCTGGGGGCTCAAGGCTCACAAACTTTTCCCAGAAGACCCCCAAAATTTGAAACCTGAAAAAGATAAATGACTCCCCAAATTGGAAAAAAGACATGTAAATTCAAAACCAGTGGGATCTATAACATTTCTGGAAAGTAGTATAAAGCACTGGGTTTTATACAGCCAGGCTGTCTGTGATGACTGTGTGACCCAGGGAGTCGCTGAAGCTctcggtgcctcagtttcctcttctgtaaagtcTAGATGATGACTATGCCATCTTTCAGGCCTGATACATTAAGACAGGGACCTGGTTGCATCAGGCCATGTTGACCTCAGTTACCCTTATATTCTGGATGTAGCAGGAATGTGTTACCTTTGAAACCTTTTTCAGATTTGATATTTCAAACTTTACAAGAATTCCAGAGTCAGAGTACAAGGCAACCCATTCATTCATGTCCTGCAAGGCTTTATTGaagacctactatgtgctgggtgcAGATCCAGACACAAAGGGAACACAGCAGTGGACACTTGAAGTAGACATCCCACGGTCCTGAAGCAGCTCTTctcacccccactccccagccaCAGATAGCAGGAAAGTGCACGGCAATGTGCTGCCAGAGATGCAAAGTGCTGCAGGAaggcaaaaagacaaaacaacccaaatgaaCAAAGGATATGAAGACACacttctccagagaagatatgCAAACGGCCAACAAGTGCATTGGCCAACAAGGACGCACTACATCCCTGGTtattatggaaatgcaaatcaagatcGCAATGAGATACCCCTTCTCATCCTATAGGAtggttataataaaaaaaaaaaaaaaaaaaaataacaagtgttgatgtgCAAATCAAGAAATTGGAACCCTGGtgtactattggtgggaatgtaaaatggtttcAGGGTGTCTGGTGCTGGCATTGTGGAAAACAGGCAGTTCCTCAATAGCTCAAATACAGTTATCATTATAACCCAGCCATTCCACTCTGGGTATAGacccaaaagaaattaaaacagggacTCAAATTGTTCCATGTacctgttcatagcagcactattcataaccaaccaaagatggaaacaacccagatgtccatcaacagatgaatgataaGCTGAATGTGGtccattcatacaatgaaatattattcagccataaaaaaggaatgaccCACGCCACAGTATGGATGAGCTTTAAAAATCTTAGGCCCAGGgagagaaaccagacacaaaagaccacatattgtcttgtttcttttatatgaaatgtccagaaaagacaAATCCGTAGAAGACAGAAGGTAGAATAGTGGCTACCAGGGGCTGAGAGAGGGGGAATGgaaagtgactgctaatgggggTTGAGGTGGGGAATGGAAATTCCAGAACTAGATCGAGGCGATGTTGCACAACGTTATGTATGTGCTAAAGACCTCTGAATGGTTcgctttaaaatggttaattttatgtcatataagtttcagttctatttttaaaatttaaaaataaataaatatggagaagtcaatggcagcccactccagtatccttgcctgggaaatcccatggacaggtgggcctggcaggctacagtccacggggttgcagagttggacacaactgagcatgcaccttCTTTTTACAGCTTACATAGGGgggaaagaaattaaatgaaCATCCATGaacttatatatatgtacatatacatatatatatttatacagaaTTATGATGCATCCATGGAGCTCTGGAGGAATCTTCCATGTCCTGGGGGTTATAGGCAGATACTTGGACTTAATACCAAACCTAGGAGCTAAGCATGTGAATTGCAGAGCTGCAGTCACAATTAAATGGTCAGTCTCACTGTCCTTGTTATGCTAAGGTAACAGCACTGGTGGAAACGGGTGGAACTCTGAGACAGGGGGTGGGTACATTTAGGCAGACATGAGGCTGCAAACTGCATACCTCTAAATTGCCCCTAACCTCCTTTGCCCAAGGAGGCGATCTTTCCCCAGTCTCTGAAGCAGTTAACCCTGCTCTGCCCACAAGTGTC includes:
- the NXNL1 gene encoding nucleoredoxin-like protein 1 encodes the protein MASLFSGRVLIRNNSDQDELDTEAELSRRLENRLVLLFFGAGSCPECQAFAPILRDFFVRLTDEFYVLRAAQLALVYVSQDPTEEQQDLFLRDMPKKWLFLPFEDDLRRDLGRQFCVERLPAVVVLKPSGDVLTLDAADEIRRLGPACFANWQEAAEVLDRSFLQPEDLDDPAPRSLTEPLRRCKYRVDPAARGARGRGRAGGCGQEGEAEGEAAGLF